TTCCAGCCAGTTAAAAACACTGATCAAACGACGCGGATCAGCCGCTATAGCCCGGGCAAACCTCTCCGCCTCTTCCTCCCCCAAAAGGAGTGCGATCAGTGCCGACGAGTCGATGACCATTATTCCGGGACCCCTTTCTGATCATAATTCAGAATCTGTTCCGCACTCCTGGGATCTTTATCCGGAATACGGCTGCAGCGTTCGGCGATTTTCATTATTTCTTCGGCAAGATCCATGGGCTCTTTTTTTCCCTGCATTCTTACCAGGCGCTCTTCCAAAGCGGTGATAATCGCCTGGGTAATGGTCTCCCCACTTTTTACAGCCAATTCCCTGGCTAATTTTTCTGCTTTTGGGTTATGAATGCTTAAGGCCATACTAAATCTCCCCAAAATATACTTTATTTATTTTTTTATATAATATATATTTATAATGGTATTTGTCAAGCTAATAAAAGGAAAGGAGGGCCTTCCGGAAATCCCAGGGGGAAACCCTTCCGAAAAAGAAAACAGGGTTGAAGGCCGGTTAATATTTTTCTTCTTATTTGGCTTTTTACACTGTTTTCTGTTAGAATGGACACAAATTGGTCACAAAATTCCAAGCGGGGATCAAATGACCACAACGGATAAATTGATAGAGAAGGCCAGGTGGTCCCCTAATAATCTTAATTTTGAGGAAATCTGTCTATTGGCTGAAAGGGTGGGGTTTATCTTCAGGAGACAGGCCGGGAGCCATAGAATTTATAAGCACCCGGTCCACAAAGCCATAATGAATTTCCAACCGGATAAGCGGGACCCTTCAAAGGCAAAAGGATATCAGATAAAACAACTACTTGATTTCATCAAGGCCATGGAGAAATGAATATGTTCAGATACTCGATTTATTTGTTCTGGAGCGAGGAAGATCAAGGGTATATTGCCACGATTGACGAATTTCCCGGCCTGTCCGCCTTCGGAGAGACCCCCGAGGAAGCAGCCAGGGAGGCCCGGATCGCCGCTGAAGGGTTTATCTCGGTAATGGAAGAAGATGGGGAACCTATCCCTGAGCC
This window of the Deltaproteobacteria bacterium genome carries:
- a CDS encoding type II toxin-antitoxin system HicA family toxin; this encodes MTTTDKLIEKARWSPNNLNFEEICLLAERVGFIFRRQAGSHRIYKHPVHKAIMNFQPDKRDPSKAKGYQIKQLLDFIKAMEK
- a CDS encoding type II toxin-antitoxin system HicB family antitoxin — protein: MFRYSIYLFWSEEDQGYIATIDEFPGLSAFGETPEEAAREARIAAEGFISVMEEDGEPIPEPKTIRKVA
- a CDS encoding type II toxin-antitoxin system VapB family antitoxin, translated to MALSIHNPKAEKLARELAVKSGETITQAIITALEERLVRMQGKKEPMDLAEEIMKIAERCSRIPDKDPRSAEQILNYDQKGVPE